A stretch of the Actinomycetota bacterium genome encodes the following:
- a CDS encoding HEAT repeat domain-containing protein produces the protein MDADDGRAGGVMGPAGDGVDAYESDWYRSLKALAERQAALAGDDGDDGDDEQRDASPIATEERPSDAPDDADDDAAVIDLGPDDPDGDAGAEAADTTAGAQAADEEPPETPASSPPEPDTKPKAGRKKKAEATSEPVAETPEPEPEPEPEPEPEPEPEPEPEPEPEPEPEPEPEPEPEPEVPQPSLDAPDPDLRREALVALTDRGLAASDVERVLALAKDPDQQVRSQALQALEAQADLLPNASIQQALQDPDDDVRAQAVRLAAARGDRDVAALLPLLGARHSPATQRAALEVLPDLVSRGGGPDDEHLTTALNAVARMDSKPDPSESGPLAELARGLGVGHVTEQLTATDDRRLGAARLLSLEGSAAATRALAELTADPLEEIRTTAELAANHIAELDRAAAPPPPPPPADGSSQVEQAAESEMITALARALADPDEGVRQRATAALTDVERTVMAEWVDDAARSDDPELPRIAAEVAQLRGLTESAPVLLDQGAALAGERQEPFRRALSSIPIETDQLVRALDAVAQDRKPAAVGFLWEVAGRAALPALEQRLGDPDPDVRTAVLDVLATSGEPSGVQASMRSLTSDSSPVVRAAAIGVVVRGSADERIQALSQAIADPDPSVRAAAVTALPAGAGRAASDLLTRALDDLDDRVWRAALPHLASLASEDLDTVWGALTKARPEQRAELIDAMARADAVRVADLALQHAQAPDPDERRLAVALAGQGGTEASVQACVQALQDPVADVRRQAAASLGRIKSPQAASALGGSLSDPDPSVREQVVRALGVIDSEAVLGFLVQALQDPSKDVRETASQVLTEWSSPAVARRLAGVLATPALRDQAIDLLTKMGASATELLVDVLLHSTPEMVPTVGSLLDQLVGADHFVERLHAMDPKQRRRAMTALAAIGGPAAVEHALAALGDPDQHVRTAAVKALGALGDPRTAEAVAHVADSDPIPEVAEAARGVLTALRPA, from the coding sequence GTGGATGCAGACGACGGCCGTGCCGGAGGCGTGATGGGTCCCGCAGGGGACGGAGTCGACGCGTACGAGTCCGACTGGTACCGAAGCCTGAAGGCGCTCGCCGAGCGTCAGGCCGCGCTCGCCGGTGACGACGGGGACGACGGCGACGACGAGCAGCGGGACGCCTCTCCGATCGCAACCGAGGAACGACCTTCGGACGCGCCCGATGACGCAGACGACGACGCCGCGGTGATCGACCTCGGCCCCGACGACCCCGACGGAGACGCCGGCGCGGAAGCGGCCGACACCACCGCCGGGGCCCAAGCGGCCGACGAGGAGCCCCCAGAGACGCCCGCCTCGTCCCCACCCGAGCCCGACACGAAGCCGAAGGCCGGACGCAAGAAGAAGGCCGAAGCCACCTCGGAACCGGTCGCGGAGACCCCCGAACCCGAACCCGAACCCGAACCCGAACCCGAGCCGGAGCCCGAACCGGAACCGGAACCCGAACCGGAACCGGAACCCGAACCGGAACCCGAACCGGAGCCCGAACCGGAGCCCGAGGTCCCGCAGCCGTCGCTCGACGCGCCCGATCCGGACCTGCGACGGGAGGCGCTGGTCGCGCTCACCGATCGCGGCCTAGCGGCGTCCGATGTCGAACGGGTCCTCGCATTGGCGAAGGATCCCGACCAGCAGGTTCGGTCCCAGGCGTTGCAGGCGCTGGAGGCGCAAGCCGACCTGTTGCCCAACGCGTCGATCCAGCAAGCCCTCCAGGATCCCGACGACGATGTTCGCGCCCAGGCGGTCCGGCTCGCAGCGGCGCGTGGCGATCGCGATGTCGCGGCGCTGCTCCCCTTGCTCGGTGCGCGGCATTCCCCGGCCACCCAACGCGCCGCCCTCGAGGTGCTCCCGGACCTGGTCTCCCGGGGCGGGGGCCCCGACGACGAGCATCTGACGACGGCGCTGAACGCGGTCGCGCGCATGGACTCCAAGCCCGATCCGAGCGAGTCCGGTCCGCTCGCCGAACTCGCACGAGGCCTCGGGGTCGGGCACGTCACCGAACAACTCACGGCGACCGACGATCGGCGGCTGGGCGCGGCGCGCCTGCTGAGCCTCGAGGGCTCGGCCGCGGCAACGCGCGCGCTCGCCGAGCTCACCGCCGACCCGCTCGAGGAGATCCGGACCACGGCCGAGCTGGCAGCGAATCACATCGCCGAGCTCGACCGCGCCGCGGCTCCGCCGCCGCCACCGCCGCCAGCCGACGGCTCGTCGCAGGTGGAGCAGGCGGCCGAGAGCGAGATGATCACCGCGCTCGCGCGCGCTCTGGCCGACCCCGACGAGGGTGTCCGGCAACGCGCGACCGCGGCCCTGACCGATGTGGAACGAACGGTGATGGCGGAGTGGGTCGACGACGCCGCGCGTTCCGACGATCCCGAGCTGCCGCGGATCGCCGCCGAGGTCGCGCAGCTCCGCGGGCTGACCGAGTCGGCGCCCGTGCTGCTCGACCAGGGCGCGGCGCTGGCGGGGGAACGACAGGAACCGTTCCGGCGGGCGTTGTCCTCGATCCCGATCGAGACCGATCAGCTCGTGCGAGCGCTCGACGCCGTCGCCCAGGACCGCAAGCCCGCCGCGGTCGGGTTCCTCTGGGAGGTCGCCGGTCGCGCCGCACTCCCCGCGTTGGAACAGCGGCTCGGCGATCCCGACCCGGACGTTCGCACCGCCGTGCTCGATGTGCTCGCCACGTCCGGCGAGCCGAGCGGCGTCCAGGCTTCGATGCGTTCGCTCACCTCGGATTCGTCGCCGGTCGTCCGGGCCGCGGCGATCGGGGTCGTGGTGCGCGGATCCGCCGACGAACGGATCCAGGCGCTGTCGCAGGCGATCGCCGACCCCGATCCGTCGGTTCGGGCGGCGGCGGTCACCGCGCTTCCGGCCGGCGCGGGCCGCGCCGCGAGCGATCTGCTGACGCGCGCGCTCGACGATCTCGACGACCGCGTGTGGCGTGCCGCCCTCCCGCACCTGGCCTCGCTCGCGTCTGAGGACCTGGACACGGTGTGGGGTGCGTTGACCAAAGCCCGTCCCGAACAGCGCGCCGAGCTGATCGACGCGATGGCGCGGGCCGACGCCGTCCGCGTCGCCGACCTCGCGTTGCAGCACGCTCAGGCGCCCGACCCCGACGAACGCCGCCTCGCCGTGGCGCTCGCCGGACAGGGGGGGACGGAAGCGAGCGTGCAGGCATGCGTACAGGCCCTGCAGGACCCGGTCGCAGATGTGCGCCGTCAAGCAGCCGCCTCGCTCGGCCGGATCAAGAGCCCGCAGGCCGCCTCCGCACTCGGTGGTTCCTTGTCCGACCCCGATCCCTCCGTGCGCGAACAGGTCGTCCGTGCGCTCGGAGTGATCGACTCCGAAGCGGTGCTCGGGTTCCTCGTGCAGGCTCTGCAGGATCCGAGCAAGGACGTGCGCGAAACCGCGAGCCAGGTGTTGACCGAGTGGAGCTCACCCGCCGTCGCCCGGCGACTGGCCGGTGTCCTCGCGACGCCGGCGCTGCGCGATCAGGCGATCGACCTGCTGACGAAGATGGGAGCATCGGCGACCGAGCTCCTCGTCGACGTGTTGCTGCACTCGACCCCCGAGATGGTGCCCACGGTCGGTTCGCTGCTCGATCAGCTCGTCGGTGCGGACCACTTCGTCGAACGGCTGCACGCGATGGACCCCAAGCAGCGTCGA
- a CDS encoding response regulator transcription factor codes for MKVLIVDDHALVRRGMAHVVRECFPDAEVAESGGADEAVAVMEQGGIEVALVDVRMPGLDGLELLRTLKAGWSDVPVIMLSTYDQAVYVKRALADGAAGYLLKDATPDDLGQAIRVALSGSGNVLSPKVIQNLFEDVEASESADTARQEYNLTSRERDILGLLSEGRSNRDIAQTLYLSEKTVKAHLAAVFRKLGVTNRTQAAMAAVAMGIGPTHHKDSEENGEDGPRPKAQRR; via the coding sequence ATGAAGGTCTTGATCGTCGACGACCATGCGCTCGTCCGTCGGGGGATGGCGCACGTGGTCCGCGAGTGCTTCCCCGACGCCGAGGTGGCCGAGTCCGGCGGGGCCGACGAGGCCGTCGCCGTGATGGAGCAGGGTGGGATCGAGGTCGCACTCGTCGACGTCCGGATGCCGGGCCTGGACGGACTCGAACTGCTCCGGACGCTGAAGGCCGGCTGGAGCGACGTCCCGGTGATCATGCTCTCGACCTACGACCAGGCGGTCTACGTGAAGCGCGCCCTCGCAGACGGGGCGGCCGGGTACCTGCTGAAGGATGCGACACCCGACGATCTCGGACAGGCGATCCGCGTCGCGCTCTCGGGCAGCGGCAACGTTCTGTCACCGAAGGTGATCCAGAACCTGTTCGAGGACGTCGAGGCGAGCGAAAGCGCAGACACCGCCCGCCAGGAGTACAACCTGACGAGCCGGGAGCGCGACATCCTCGGATTGCTGTCCGAAGGACGCAGCAACCGCGACATCGCGCAGACCCTGTACCTGTCGGAGAAGACGGTCAAGGCGCACCTCGCTGCCGTGTTCCGCAAGCTCGGCGTCACGAACCGCACGCAGGCCGCGATGGCCGCGGTCGCGATGGGGATCGGCCCCACGCACCACAAGGACTCAGAGGAGAACGGCGAGGACGGTCCGCGTCCCAAGGCCCAGCGCCGCTGA
- a CDS encoding ATP-binding protein: MQETQSRDVPGAGSTDACRKLARLLGADAVAAVGDGSAALEDVVEGRAEGLIVFPIGEDIAGDGRSALPPELDVLDTIRRVVREPESEFADVLAAAAERLGVEELICLYERGGRLQIDGVGPGDRPRTVARGVRAELGALDRSSPLTEATVHQLGVVTGARLPHLAGGFAASDRVELLLAGSEQTPPHPVTLAIVGRALMAAREAMQDRRRTATSGSAAERERWAAQIHDGVTQAVTAAFLELRRLGARDDLDPPLADAVTEAATDVRRTLFDLRGLLFDLTRSEQLDATADERIRGYVRGVAERWKLPVEATIDVDDLDEVDDATIEVARQVIREAIANTAKHADASTIRVALRTEPGTFVVEILDDGRGYDPASVRDAPGHMGLSLIRERVAEAGGTFGIETAPGAGTRVVAGLPTAPSRT, from the coding sequence GTGCAGGAGACCCAGAGCCGGGACGTGCCCGGCGCAGGAAGCACCGACGCCTGCCGCAAGCTGGCGCGCCTGCTCGGCGCCGACGCGGTCGCGGCCGTCGGAGACGGCTCGGCGGCCCTCGAGGATGTGGTCGAAGGCCGGGCCGAGGGTCTGATCGTGTTCCCGATCGGCGAAGACATTGCCGGCGACGGGCGGTCCGCGCTCCCACCTGAGCTCGACGTGCTCGACACGATCCGCAGGGTCGTCCGCGAGCCCGAGTCGGAATTCGCCGATGTTCTCGCGGCGGCGGCCGAGCGACTCGGCGTCGAGGAGCTGATCTGTCTGTACGAGCGGGGCGGCCGGCTCCAGATCGACGGGGTCGGACCCGGTGACCGTCCCCGCACCGTGGCGCGCGGCGTGCGAGCCGAACTCGGCGCGCTCGATCGCTCCTCCCCCTTGACCGAGGCGACCGTCCACCAGCTCGGCGTCGTAACGGGTGCACGACTTCCCCATCTGGCGGGGGGGTTCGCCGCCTCCGATCGCGTCGAGCTGCTCCTGGCGGGGAGCGAACAGACGCCTCCGCACCCCGTCACGCTGGCGATCGTCGGTCGCGCGCTCATGGCCGCGCGCGAGGCGATGCAGGATCGCCGGCGCACCGCGACGAGCGGCTCCGCGGCCGAACGCGAGCGATGGGCCGCGCAGATCCACGACGGTGTGACCCAGGCCGTGACGGCTGCCTTCCTCGAGCTGCGCCGGCTCGGCGCTCGCGACGACCTCGATCCGCCGCTCGCCGACGCGGTCACCGAGGCAGCCACCGACGTGCGACGGACCCTGTTCGACCTGCGCGGGCTCCTGTTCGATCTCACGCGGTCCGAGCAGCTCGACGCGACGGCCGACGAACGTATTCGCGGCTACGTCCGCGGCGTCGCCGAGCGATGGAAGCTCCCGGTCGAAGCCACGATCGACGTCGACGACCTCGACGAGGTGGACGACGCCACGATCGAGGTCGCGCGACAGGTGATCCGCGAGGCGATCGCGAATACCGCGAAGCACGCCGACGCGAGCACGATCCGTGTCGCGCTGCGCACCGAACCAGGAACGTTCGTCGTCGAGATCCTCGACGACGGGAGGGGGTACGACCCAGCGTCGGTCCGGGATGCACCGGGCCACATGGGGCTCAGCTTGATCCGCGAGCGGGTCGCCGAAGCAGGCGGCACCTTCGGGATCGAGACCGCACCCGGGGCAGGCACCCGGGTGGTCGCGGGGTTGCCGACGGCACCCTCCCGGACGTAA
- the dnaK gene encoding molecular chaperone DnaK, producing MARAVGIDLGTTNSVVSTLEAGEPVVIPNAEGARTTPSVVGFSKNGEILVGEVAKRQAITNPDRTIRSVKRHMGRDWSVDIDGKKWTPQEVSAQILGKLKRDAESYLSDSVSEAVITVPAYFDDAQRQATKEAGQIAGLEVLRIVNEPTAAALAYGLDKQHDQTILVFDLGGGTFDVSLLEIGDGVFEVKATHGDTELGGDDWDQRIVDWLVKNFSDEHGIDLSSDRMAMQRLQEAAEKAKTELSQVTEAAINLPFIAEGPLHIETKLTRAEFERMTEDLVQRTRVPFEQAIADWGKPVSNIDHVILVGGSTRMPMITALVKELTGGKEPHKGVNPDEVVSVGAAIQAGVLKGDVKDILLLDVTPLSLGVETKGGIFQKMIERNTTIPTRKAETFTTADDNQTTVEIHVLQGEAETVYSPAMRSLGKFHLMGIPPAPRGMPQIEVAFDIDANGIVNVSAKDLATGKEQQMTITGGTALGKEEIDRMVADAEQFASEDHERREAAEARNQADQVAYQVDKSLEEWGDKLPESERDELKKLNDELKEALKGDDLEAIKSSSETVVQKWQQAGASIQQAAQAEGQQAPGAPADGGDASQPPSDGEGDVVEGEIVDEGEAS from the coding sequence ATGGCACGAGCTGTGGGCATCGACCTGGGAACGACGAACTCGGTGGTCTCGACACTCGAGGCCGGCGAGCCTGTCGTGATCCCGAACGCGGAGGGCGCCCGGACCACCCCGTCGGTGGTCGGTTTCTCCAAGAACGGCGAGATCCTCGTCGGCGAGGTCGCCAAGCGTCAGGCGATCACGAACCCCGACCGCACGATCCGGTCGGTCAAACGGCACATGGGACGCGACTGGTCCGTCGACATCGACGGGAAGAAGTGGACACCGCAAGAGGTGTCCGCGCAGATCCTCGGCAAGCTGAAGCGCGACGCCGAGTCCTACCTGTCGGACTCGGTATCCGAGGCGGTCATCACCGTTCCCGCCTACTTCGACGACGCACAGCGTCAGGCGACGAAGGAAGCCGGGCAGATCGCCGGCCTCGAGGTGTTGCGGATCGTGAACGAGCCGACCGCGGCCGCGCTCGCCTACGGGCTGGACAAGCAGCACGACCAGACGATCCTCGTCTTCGACCTCGGCGGCGGCACCTTCGATGTGTCCCTGCTCGAGATCGGCGACGGCGTCTTCGAGGTGAAGGCGACGCACGGCGACACCGAGCTCGGTGGCGACGACTGGGATCAGCGGATCGTCGATTGGCTCGTGAAGAACTTCTCCGATGAGCACGGCATCGACCTGTCGTCGGATCGCATGGCGATGCAGCGCCTGCAGGAGGCGGCGGAGAAGGCGAAGACCGAGTTGTCGCAGGTGACCGAAGCCGCGATCAACCTTCCGTTCATCGCCGAAGGCCCACTGCACATCGAGACGAAGCTCACCCGCGCGGAGTTCGAGCGGATGACCGAGGACCTCGTGCAGCGCACGCGCGTTCCCTTCGAGCAGGCGATCGCCGACTGGGGCAAGCCCGTGTCGAACATCGATCACGTGATCCTGGTGGGCGGTTCCACCCGCATGCCGATGATCACCGCCCTGGTGAAGGAGCTGACCGGAGGCAAGGAGCCGCACAAGGGGGTCAACCCCGACGAGGTCGTCTCGGTCGGCGCCGCGATCCAGGCGGGCGTGCTGAAGGGCGACGTGAAGGACATCCTGTTGCTCGACGTCACGCCTCTGTCGCTCGGTGTCGAGACGAAAGGCGGCATCTTCCAGAAGATGATCGAGCGCAATACGACGATCCCGACCCGCAAGGCAGAGACGTTCACGACCGCCGACGACAACCAGACTACGGTCGAGATCCACGTCCTGCAGGGCGAGGCCGAGACGGTGTACTCCCCGGCGATGCGCTCGCTCGGGAAGTTCCACCTGATGGGGATCCCACCCGCGCCGCGCGGTATGCCGCAGATCGAGGTCGCCTTCGACATCGACGCGAACGGCATCGTCAACGTGAGCGCGAAGGACCTGGCCACCGGCAAGGAACAGCAGATGACGATCACCGGTGGAACGGCCCTGGGCAAGGAGGAGATCGACCGGATGGTCGCCGACGCGGAGCAGTTCGCCTCCGAGGATCACGAACGGCGCGAGGCCGCCGAGGCACGCAACCAAGCCGACCAGGTCGCCTACCAGGTCGACAAGAGCCTCGAGGAGTGGGGCGACAAGCTCCCCGAGTCCGAGCGCGACGAGCTGAAGAAGCTGAACGACGAGTTGAAGGAGGCCCTGAAGGGCGACGACCTCGAGGCGATCAAGAGCTCCTCGGAGACCGTGGTGCAGAAGTGGCAGCAGGCCGGAGCGTCGATCCAACAGGCCGCGCAGGCCGAGGGCCAGCAGGCTCCCGGTGCGCCGGCGGACGGGGGCGACGCGTCTCAGCCGCCTTCCGATGGTGAGGGCGACGTGGTCGAGGGCGAGATCGTCGACGAGGGCGAGGCGTCGTGA
- a CDS encoding nucleotide exchange factor GrpE encodes MTDVGEPEGDERERPRVKVTDRRRIRPGDVPAAAGPLAQDPPEPDDAGEPDELAVALRQAQEYRELAQRLQADFDNYRKRVVKEQTRAVEMAAEPFVRRLLEVLDDFDLALLSVGEDDATDADRFVKGVELVYAKLIDALRGEGLERIEAEGKLFDPNEHEALMQTGDGDSEPVVTEVFRQGYRLNGKVLRPAQVRVTRE; translated from the coding sequence GTGACCGACGTGGGTGAGCCCGAGGGCGACGAACGGGAACGTCCGCGGGTCAAGGTGACCGATCGGCGGCGGATCCGTCCGGGCGACGTGCCCGCCGCCGCAGGACCCCTCGCGCAGGATCCCCCCGAGCCCGACGACGCCGGGGAACCCGACGAGCTCGCGGTCGCACTCCGGCAGGCACAGGAATACCGCGAGCTGGCACAGCGGCTGCAGGCCGACTTCGACAACTACCGCAAGCGCGTCGTGAAGGAGCAGACGCGCGCGGTCGAGATGGCGGCCGAGCCGTTCGTCCGGCGGTTGCTCGAGGTGCTCGACGACTTCGACCTGGCGTTGCTGTCGGTCGGGGAGGACGACGCGACCGACGCCGATCGGTTCGTCAAGGGCGTCGAGCTGGTGTACGCGAAGCTGATCGACGCGTTACGGGGCGAGGGTCTCGAGCGGATCGAGGCCGAGGGAAAGCTCTTCGATCCGAACGAGCACGAGGCTCTGATGCAGACCGGCGACGGCGATTCGGAACCGGTCGTGACGGAGGTGTTCCGTCAGGGCTACCGGCTGAACGGCAAGGTGCTGCGGCCCGCGCAGGTGCGCGTGACGCGCGAGTAA
- the dnaJ gene encoding molecular chaperone DnaJ translates to MADEVRREWFDEDYYQVLGVPKNASADEIKKAYRKLARKFHPDRNQGDKAAEERFKEISSANDVLSDPETRTRYDRVRDMAAAGFGAGGYPGGGPGGGQRVRSEDIPWSTEGTADFGDVSDLFAGLFGGGGRGRGAGRTGRGRAQRRGADLETEVTIPFDDAMAGTTVPVRIDGPAQCDRCHGSGAEPGTSPIACPTCGGAGQVNVSQGLFQMAQPCPECGGRGVRIEHPCTKCKGQGAVRKTRSFSVKIPAAVKDGATIRLKGRGEPGPAGGVPGDLFVRVRVRSHRMFGRKGNNLTLELPLTYEEAALGANVPVPTLNGAVTLKVPSGTQSGSTFRIKGKGAPMQGGGTGDLMVTAKVDVPTKLSKKEKDLLSQLRDERKESPREHLGV, encoded by the coding sequence ATGGCGGACGAGGTACGCAGGGAGTGGTTCGACGAGGACTACTACCAGGTGCTCGGCGTGCCCAAGAACGCCTCGGCCGACGAGATCAAGAAGGCCTATCGCAAGCTCGCGCGCAAGTTCCACCCGGATCGCAACCAAGGCGACAAGGCGGCCGAGGAACGGTTCAAGGAGATCTCGTCCGCGAACGATGTCCTGTCCGACCCCGAGACGCGCACGCGCTACGACCGAGTGCGCGACATGGCGGCGGCCGGCTTCGGCGCGGGCGGTTACCCCGGCGGCGGTCCCGGCGGGGGGCAACGTGTTCGGTCCGAGGACATCCCGTGGAGCACCGAGGGCACCGCCGACTTCGGGGACGTCTCGGATCTGTTCGCCGGCCTGTTCGGTGGCGGTGGGCGCGGGCGCGGGGCTGGGCGAACCGGCCGTGGCCGGGCGCAGCGACGCGGCGCCGATCTCGAGACCGAGGTCACGATCCCCTTCGACGATGCGATGGCCGGCACCACGGTGCCGGTGCGGATCGACGGTCCCGCCCAGTGCGATCGTTGCCACGGGTCGGGCGCCGAACCCGGGACGAGCCCGATCGCGTGCCCGACGTGTGGCGGTGCCGGTCAGGTCAACGTGAGTCAGGGGCTGTTCCAGATGGCGCAGCCGTGCCCCGAGTGCGGCGGTCGCGGCGTTCGGATCGAGCACCCCTGCACGAAGTGCAAGGGACAGGGCGCCGTCCGCAAGACGCGGAGCTTCTCGGTGAAGATCCCGGCGGCCGTGAAGGACGGCGCCACGATCCGGCTGAAGGGTCGAGGTGAGCCCGGCCCCGCGGGCGGCGTACCCGGCGACCTGTTCGTGCGCGTGCGCGTGCGTTCTCATCGCATGTTCGGGCGCAAGGGGAACAACCTCACACTCGAGCTGCCACTCACCTACGAGGAGGCCGCTCTCGGTGCGAACGTTCCCGTTCCCACGCTGAACGGGGCGGTCACGCTGAAGGTTCCGTCGGGGACCCAGTCTGGGAGCACGTTCCGCATCAAGGGCAAGGGCGCACCGATGCAGGGAGGCGGCACCGGCGACCTGATGGTCACGGCCAAGGTCGATGTCCCGACCAAGCTGAGCAAGAAGGAGAAAGACCTGCTCAGCCAACTCCGAGACGAACGGAAGGAGTCGCCGCGCGAGCACCTGGGCGTGTGA
- a CDS encoding helix-turn-helix transcriptional regulator produces the protein MSDERINESRDRRPRYVRSAPSDEQERAVYIISVAAELAGVHPQTLRIYERKGLVAPKRTAGNTRRYSDADIARLRMIQALTQEEGINLAGVRMIMQMREQLAQLQRAAAQMQRELERQRERREREGGSGEIVPLRTWLHTSLREP, from the coding sequence ATGAGCGACGAGCGCATCAACGAGTCCCGCGACCGGCGCCCCCGGTACGTGCGCAGTGCGCCGTCCGACGAGCAGGAGCGCGCCGTCTACATCATCAGCGTCGCGGCGGAGCTCGCGGGGGTCCATCCGCAGACGCTGCGGATCTACGAGCGCAAGGGATTGGTGGCGCCGAAGCGCACGGCGGGGAACACACGCCGCTATTCCGACGCGGATATCGCGCGGCTGCGGATGATCCAGGCGTTGACCCAGGAGGAAGGCATCAACCTCGCCGGAGTGAGGATGATCATGCAGATGCGCGAGCAGCTGGCCCAACTGCAGCGCGCCGCGGCGCAGATGCAACGCGAGCTCGAGCGCCAGCGCGAACGGCGCGAGCGCGAGGGTGGATCCGGAGAGATCGTGCCGCTACGAACGTGGCTGCATACGTCGCTACGCGAGCCGTGA